GGCAGCCGGGCGATCACCCGGGTCTCCTCCCCGATCCCGGTCACGGTGCCGTACAGGTGCCGGTCGCCGCTGAGGTGTTCGATGCGGTGAACGTGAAACGGCATGGTGACCCGGCTGCCGTCGCCGGAGACGGCGTCGTTGGGCAGGAAGGTCTCGGGGCGGAACCCCAGCAGGTGGTCGTCGCGGGACACCAGGTTCATCGGCGGCGACCCCAGGAACGTCGCGACGAACGTGTCGGCCGGGTCGTCGTACACCGCGGTGGGCGGGCCCACCTGGCACAGCTTCCCCTCGTACATCACCGCGATGCGGTCGCCGAGCCCCATCGCCTCGACCTGATCGTGGGTGACGTAGATCGTGGTCGTCCCGATGCGAGCCTGGAACTGCTTGAGCTCGTCACGGGCAACGGCACGGAGCTTGGCGTCGAGGTTGGACAGCGGCTCGTCCAACAGGAAGACGCTCGGCTCGCGGACCAGCGCCCGCGCGAGGGCCACCCGCTGCCGCTCGCCACCGGACAGGTGACGCGGCCGACGGTCGAGGAGGTGGGCGATGCCGAGCAGTTCCGCGGCCCACTCGGCCTTCCGGCGCCGCTCCCTGCTGTTGAGCTTCTCGGCTTTGAGCGGGAAGGTGATGTTGTCACGGACGGTCTTGTGGGGATACAGGGCGTAGCTCTGGAACACCATCGCGATC
This sequence is a window from Actinomycetota bacterium. Protein-coding genes within it:
- a CDS encoding ABC transporter ATP-binding protein, which codes for MAVVVEVRELKKHYHGGDVHAVDGVNIRTDEGEYLVLLGPSGCGKTTLLRTIAGLEQPTRGEVLIGGNVVNGLPPRARQIAMVFQSYALYPHKTVRDNITFPLKAEKLNSRERRRKAEWAAELLGIAHLLDRRPRHLSGGERQRVALARALVREPSVFLLDEPLSNLDAKLRAVARDELKQFQARIGTTTIYVTHDQVEAMGLGDRIAVMYEGKLCQVGPPTAVYDDPADTFVATFLGSPPMNLVSRDDHLLGFRPETFLPNDAVSGDGSRVTMPFHVHRIEHLSGDRHLYGTVTGIGEETRVIARLPATVTTTIHAGQTYQFAVHERDLRFFDRDSGQRAQPRPVRA